Proteins found in one Oribacterium sp. oral taxon 102 genomic segment:
- a CDS encoding RNA polymerase sigma factor, translated as MITELYTVYRIELLKYCCMICGNVSDAEDLLQETFMKALSNLDLLEELGEKERRAWLYKVARNLFYDACRRRTVEQNNQMQAEEETDGGFSEVETAMILSSLPPDLSQLFIKRYFDGYTSKELAEEYGLSPSGVRAALSRARKLLREKLKS; from the coding sequence ATGATCACAGAGCTATATACCGTGTATCGGATAGAGCTGTTGAAATACTGCTGTATGATATGCGGAAATGTCAGTGATGCCGAGGATCTACTGCAGGAGACCTTCATGAAGGCACTTTCCAATCTGGATCTTCTGGAAGAATTGGGAGAGAAAGAACGACGTGCCTGGCTGTATAAGGTGGCAAGGAACCTGTTCTATGATGCCTGCCGAAGGCGAACCGTAGAGCAGAACAACCAGATGCAGGCCGAGGAAGAAACGGACGGCGGCTTCTCAGAAGTCGAAACAGCAATGATCCTCTCCTCACTGCCGCCGGATCTGTCCCAACTCTTTATCAAACGGTACTTTGACGGATACACCTCAAAGGAACTTGCAGAAGAATACGGGCTGTCACCATCAGGAGTCCGGGCTGCTCTAAGCCGCGCCAGAAAGCTCCTGAGAGAAAAACTGAAATCATAA
- a CDS encoding DNA topoisomerase 3, which translates to MKLVIAEKPSVAQSLARVIGADKRRDGYLEGGGYLVSWCVGHLVELSAPERYDERFAKWRLEDLPILPERWLYEVSQATRKQYQILKSLMERSDVESLVCATDAGREGELIFRLVYNQARCKKTFERLWISSMEDSAIREGFEKLKPGTQYDLLYEAALCRERADWIIGMNATRLFSCLYGQTLAVGRVMTPTLAMVVMRDAQIAAFKPEPFWTVQLKAGDLDVSSRRFSTKNDAEAVLQECRAAGEVMIEAVETKEKLEKPPLLYDLTSLQKDANRILGFTAQQTLDHTQSLYEKKLVTYPRTDSRYLTDDMREMLPELINAVARKFKYNGSALRSEPVRPASIFNSSKVSDHHAIIPTKTMAGSDFSELSLGEMAVLQLISARLLCAVAEDYRYAESTVKSCCGTEEFTRKGRTDLQLGWKAIWQHFYPDKKKDEDSIRQIPGQGNRLQIDSSALKEGKTSPSKHFTEDTLLSAMETAGADETPEEAESKGLGTPATRAATIEKLVQRGFIERKGDKKTKHLIATDKGNALITVMPEQIQSPSMTAEWEQKLLGIEHGEYDAADFMDGISGMIAGLVTTYEKAKGADALMSRNKVIGTCPHCGSEVLEKQKGWFCSNSECRFILWKDNAYFTKIGKRLTSQIVEKLLKDGRARLKGCKSQKTGKTHNADIVLSTEADGRPQFSMEFDKRKGGGK; encoded by the coding sequence ATGAAACTTGTTATTGCCGAGAAGCCCAGTGTGGCCCAGTCCCTGGCCAGGGTGATCGGTGCAGACAAACGCCGGGACGGTTACCTGGAAGGCGGCGGATATCTGGTCAGCTGGTGTGTCGGCCATCTGGTGGAGCTTTCCGCGCCGGAACGCTATGATGAACGCTTTGCCAAGTGGCGGCTGGAAGACCTGCCGATCCTGCCGGAGCGTTGGCTGTATGAGGTCTCTCAGGCCACCAGGAAGCAGTATCAGATCCTGAAGTCTCTGATGGAACGCTCCGATGTGGAGAGCCTTGTCTGTGCCACTGATGCCGGGCGTGAAGGCGAACTGATCTTTCGTCTGGTCTACAACCAGGCCCGATGTAAGAAAACTTTTGAACGGCTGTGGATCTCCAGCATGGAGGACTCAGCCATCCGGGAAGGCTTTGAGAAGCTAAAACCGGGAACACAATATGACCTCTTGTATGAGGCAGCCCTTTGCCGGGAACGTGCCGACTGGATCATCGGAATGAACGCTACCCGGCTTTTTTCATGCCTGTACGGTCAGACTCTGGCTGTTGGCAGGGTGATGACGCCGACGCTGGCCATGGTTGTCATGCGGGACGCCCAGATCGCAGCCTTCAAGCCGGAGCCTTTTTGGACTGTCCAGCTGAAAGCCGGAGATCTAGACGTGTCCAGCCGACGTTTTTCGACAAAAAACGACGCCGAAGCAGTCCTTCAGGAGTGCCGGGCTGCCGGAGAAGTCATGATTGAAGCTGTTGAGACGAAGGAAAAGCTGGAGAAGCCGCCTCTTCTGTATGACCTGACGAGCCTGCAGAAAGACGCCAACCGCATCCTCGGCTTTACGGCTCAGCAGACACTGGATCACACCCAGAGCCTTTACGAAAAGAAGTTGGTCACTTATCCCCGCACCGACAGCCGGTATCTTACCGATGATATGCGGGAGATGCTGCCGGAGCTGATCAATGCAGTTGCACGCAAATTCAAATACAACGGCAGTGCGCTTCGCAGTGAGCCGGTCCGCCCTGCAAGCATTTTCAACAGCAGCAAGGTCAGTGATCATCATGCCATTATCCCGACAAAGACGATGGCAGGAAGCGATTTCAGTGAGCTTTCCCTTGGAGAAATGGCAGTTCTGCAATTGATTTCCGCAAGGCTTCTCTGCGCAGTTGCTGAAGATTACCGGTATGCGGAATCAACTGTAAAGTCATGCTGTGGAACTGAAGAATTCACCAGGAAAGGCAGGACAGACCTTCAGCTTGGCTGGAAAGCCATCTGGCAGCATTTTTATCCGGATAAGAAGAAGGACGAGGATTCCATTCGACAGATCCCGGGCCAGGGAAATCGGCTTCAAATCGATTCTTCAGCGCTGAAAGAGGGCAAGACCTCCCCGAGCAAGCACTTTACTGAAGACACCCTTCTTTCAGCTATGGAGACTGCCGGCGCCGATGAAACGCCGGAGGAAGCGGAAAGCAAAGGCCTTGGGACCCCGGCCACCCGTGCCGCCACCATCGAAAAGCTGGTGCAGCGTGGCTTTATCGAGCGTAAAGGCGATAAGAAAACGAAACACTTGATCGCCACGGACAAGGGCAATGCCCTGATCACCGTCATGCCGGAGCAGATCCAGTCGCCTTCCATGACCGCCGAATGGGAGCAGAAGCTCCTAGGCATTGAGCACGGCGAATACGATGCTGCGGATTTCATGGATGGAATCTCCGGGATGATTGCCGGGCTTGTGACAACCTATGAAAAAGCGAAAGGAGCAGATGCGCTTATGAGCAGAAACAAAGTGATCGGCACCTGTCCCCACTGCGGGTCCGAGGTGCTGGAAAAACAGAAGGGCTGGTTCTGCAGCAACAGCGAATGCCGGTTCATTCTCTGGAAGGACAATGCCTATTTCACAAAGATCGGAAAACGACTGACCTCCCAGATCGTGGAGAAGCTTCTGAAGGATGGCCGCGCCAGACTGAAGGGCTGCAAGAGTCAGAAGACCGGCAAGACCCATAACGCGGATATCGTGCTTTCCACGGAGGCGGACGGCAGACCGCAGTTCTCCATGGAATTCGATAAACGCAAAGGAGGCGGTAAGTGA